DNA sequence from the Candidatus Edwardsbacteria bacterium genome:
GCAGGCCGTCCCGTGGCACACCCGCACCAGATGTTTACCGATGGGCTTCAGGCGGAACTGGGTATAAAAAGTGGCCACCCCGTAGATCTGGCTCAGCGGTATCGCCAAGCCATCGGAGATGGCCCTCAAACTGTCCTGCGACAGGAATCCCAGCGCCACTTGCACTTCCTGCAGCACCGGGATCAGCGCTCCCTTGTTGCCCTTATATTTGGCCAGGACCTGGTTGATCTTTCCCAGATCTGGATTTGCCTTCTTTCCTGGAGCCTTCTTCATATATTCCTCACCTTATTATTTTTGGGTTGATAATATAAGAAAATATTTTAACATATAGCCCGCCGCAGTTCAAGACAATTTTATATACGACATTTCCTTTGACTGCCCTCCGGATTTATCGTATAATTCCGGGACAATGAACCAGATACCAAAACCTTCCCCCCGCCTGCTGCATATCGACTGGGCCCGCGGCCTGGCCGTGCTGTGGATGATCCGGGGTCATGCGATAGACGCTTTTCTGTCGCCGGCCTGCCGGCAATCCCAGGCCTTCGGCTTATGGCAGATGCTGGGCGCCTATACCGCTCCGGCCTTTCTGTTCCTGGCCGGGCTATCGGTGGGATTGAGCTACGCCAAGATAGACCAGATGGATATCACCTTTGGCAAAAGGCTTTGGTTCTCC
Encoded proteins:
- the nuoE gene encoding NADH-quinone oxidoreductase subunit NuoE, which produces MKKAPGKKANPDLGKINQVLAKYKGNKGALIPVLQEVQVALGFLSQDSLRAISDGLAIPLSQIYGVATFYTQFRLKPIGKHLVRVCHGTACHVGGAEKISVAIEAGLSVKDGETTADGKFTVESVACLGCCSLAPVMMVDNDTFGRLTPESAIKGVKEY